The SAR324 cluster bacterium genome has a segment encoding these proteins:
- a CDS encoding ABC transporter ATP-binding protein — translation MSQESYILQVKDLVTSFSTEQGTMRAVNGVSFDLRAGQILGIVGESGCGKSVTSLSVMRLLPQPHGKIEAGQILFKGRDLVSMTLEEIHELRGNRISMIFQEPMTALNPVHKVGKQIGEVLRIHGKTSTAQETQNQVLELLSKVGIPSPEQRFHEYPHQLSGGMRQRVMIAMAIACKPDILIADEPTTALDVTIQAQILELLKTLQKESGTAIVFITHDLGVIAEMCDTVLVMYAGNVVETASVEQLFSNPRHPYTQGLLNLVPRLDRPRKQKLSVIPGMVPDLHELPAGCRFQNRCDWCQPACQSVEPMLEQVASAHWVRCVRWREVMNSWN, via the coding sequence ATGTCTCAAGAATCCTATATTCTGCAAGTCAAGGATCTCGTCACTTCCTTCAGCACAGAACAGGGCACAATGCGTGCGGTCAATGGAGTCAGTTTTGATCTGCGTGCCGGACAGATTCTGGGAATTGTGGGAGAATCCGGCTGTGGAAAAAGCGTCACCTCGCTTTCTGTCATGCGTCTGTTGCCGCAACCTCATGGCAAAATCGAAGCTGGACAGATTTTATTCAAGGGACGCGATCTGGTTTCCATGACACTGGAGGAAATTCATGAATTACGAGGCAACCGGATTTCCATGATTTTCCAGGAACCGATGACCGCCTTGAATCCGGTGCATAAAGTCGGGAAACAGATTGGTGAGGTGTTGCGAATTCATGGAAAAACATCGACTGCTCAGGAAACACAAAACCAGGTTCTGGAACTACTCAGCAAAGTGGGAATCCCTTCTCCAGAACAGCGGTTTCATGAATATCCTCACCAACTTTCAGGAGGCATGCGCCAACGGGTGATGATCGCCATGGCCATTGCCTGCAAACCCGATATCCTCATTGCCGATGAACCCACCACCGCGCTGGATGTAACCATTCAGGCACAAATTCTGGAATTGCTCAAAACCTTGCAGAAAGAATCGGGCACCGCCATTGTCTTTATCACCCATGATCTTGGCGTGATTGCTGAAATGTGCGATACCGTGCTGGTCATGTATGCCGGCAATGTGGTGGAAACAGCCTCCGTCGAACAATTGTTTTCAAATCCACGCCATCCCTACACGCAAGGATTGCTCAATCTTGTTCCACGACTTGATCGCCCCAGAAAACAAAAACTTTCAGTGATTCCGGGCATGGTTCCCGATCTTCATGAATTGCCGGCAGGGTGCAGATTTCAAAACCGCTGTGACTGGTGCCAACCCGCCTGTCAGTCTGTCGAACCAATGCTGGAACAAGTCGCTTCAGCGCATTGGGTGCGTTGTGTCCGTTGGCGTGAAGTAATGAATTCCTGGAATTGA
- a CDS encoding response regulator yields MNIPSPGQITIFEWKDHVFQAFDLLQEGLVVVAHDLSIMFVNQWLRTRLPASLGNPTHLIQILDSRIATELQMRISNILNNHAAQSLVPEWPNVFIPLEDTRCAGQMMPQKMMLTAVGSPPADNTNQCYGIIQIFDVSDLVLKCMGQEDQLVELKQTIAEAEEVRLSQRRYLASMGHEIRNPLNSILGFSQMLTKSMDSLQNPPEYARFIHNIGHASESLNEVLDNFFDLIQMDSETMELHEERIDLKQLLQNVCYIQKKFAAINNSPFFCEPSEDLPRYIFADRAKLSHVLITLTSQAIMMNSAEGMVSLVIEPHETMLRLRVTVTNSGPVKTGSHNSDQKQTALRKVAKLVQAMGGNFIIPDRMGNEPEFIVQIPVRRDALPDSHEGETLPAFLKENQILVAEDNLMNQELIHAIFESLELDIHLMTTGQDLLDHLVSAPATLKQPHLILLDMHLPDMTGVEIIQKIRTIPGMEAIPIVVYSGDELTRYQQQFSQFGVHDFLQKPLLVDNLVPVLKRYLLKSENQIIAENATPHKLSPQQLQQLINEWNTLAQIPMIQTEALVDQLDLLKRLYKQMNITPLQPFQPLEESLFEGNQTKTTHWINQELKHGFFI; encoded by the coding sequence ATGAACATCCCATCCCCCGGCCAGATAACAATTTTTGAATGGAAGGATCACGTCTTTCAGGCATTTGATCTGCTACAGGAAGGCCTTGTGGTGGTTGCTCACGACCTTTCCATTATGTTTGTCAACCAATGGTTGCGGACAAGACTCCCCGCGTCATTGGGAAACCCCACGCATCTCATACAGATCCTCGATTCAAGGATTGCCACAGAATTACAGATGAGGATCTCAAACATTCTGAACAATCATGCCGCACAGTCGTTGGTTCCAGAATGGCCGAACGTGTTTATTCCACTTGAAGACACACGGTGCGCAGGCCAGATGATGCCTCAGAAAATGATGCTGACGGCTGTTGGAAGCCCCCCTGCTGACAACACCAATCAATGTTATGGAATCATCCAGATTTTTGATGTGTCTGATCTGGTATTGAAATGCATGGGGCAGGAGGATCAACTTGTTGAATTGAAACAAACCATTGCGGAAGCAGAAGAAGTTCGTCTTTCCCAACGCAGATATTTGGCCAGCATGGGCCATGAAATCAGAAATCCGCTGAATTCTATTCTGGGATTCAGCCAGATGCTGACAAAAAGTATGGACTCACTTCAAAATCCTCCGGAGTATGCCCGATTTATCCATAACATTGGACACGCATCCGAATCACTGAATGAAGTGCTGGATAATTTTTTTGATCTCATCCAGATGGATTCCGAAACAATGGAACTCCATGAAGAACGGATCGACTTAAAACAATTGCTACAGAACGTCTGTTACATTCAAAAAAAATTTGCGGCCATAAACAACAGTCCATTTTTCTGTGAACCCTCAGAAGACCTTCCCCGATATATTTTTGCTGATCGAGCCAAACTGTCTCATGTTTTGATCACATTAACTTCCCAAGCGATCATGATGAACAGCGCAGAAGGCATGGTTTCACTGGTCATTGAACCACACGAGACAATGCTCCGGTTAAGAGTGACCGTAACCAATAGTGGTCCTGTGAAAACCGGATCGCACAATTCTGATCAGAAGCAGACCGCCTTGAGGAAGGTGGCTAAACTGGTGCAGGCGATGGGGGGCAACTTCATTATTCCTGACCGGATGGGAAACGAACCTGAATTCATAGTCCAGATTCCTGTTCGGCGGGATGCCCTTCCAGATAGTCATGAAGGTGAAACCCTTCCAGCGTTTCTCAAGGAAAACCAGATTCTGGTTGCGGAAGACAATCTGATGAATCAGGAGTTGATCCATGCGATATTCGAATCGCTGGAACTGGATATTCATCTGATGACTACTGGTCAGGATCTTCTGGATCATCTGGTTTCTGCTCCTGCAACACTGAAACAACCGCATCTCATTTTGCTGGATATGCATCTGCCAGATATGACAGGAGTTGAAATCATACAAAAAATTCGAACTATTCCGGGAATGGAAGCGATTCCGATTGTGGTTTATTCAGGTGATGAACTGACTCGGTATCAACAGCAATTCAGTCAATTCGGGGTCCATGATTTTCTTCAGAAACCGCTGTTGGTGGACAATCTGGTTCCTGTGCTGAAGCGCTATCTGTTAAAATCTGAAAACCAGATCATTGCGGAAAATGCCACTCCGCATAAACTTTCACCGCAACAACTACAGCAATTGATAAATGAATGGAATACGCTTGCACAAATTCCCATGATCCAAACCGAAGCGCTGGTGGATCAACTGGATCTGCTCAAACGTCTTTATAAACAGATGAACATCACTCCGTTGCAGCCATTTCAGCCTCTCGAAGAAAGTCTATTTGAGGGAAATCAGACCAAAACAACCCACTGGATCAATCAGGAACTCAAGCACGGCTTTTTCATATGA
- a CDS encoding ABC transporter permease subunit, giving the protein MNWNPITLRQLKRFRSIRRGYYSLWIFGIMMFLAFSAEMWVNSRALMVYYSGQWYFPTYGDMIPGTVFGLDYSYETNYRELQKKFEKEKAGNWVLLPIAPYNAFETDLDATHFPPHPPSLEARHYLGTDSIGRDLLARLVYGFRVCILFSLMLLVINFSIGITVGCLMGYWGGAFDLIFQRVIEIWSSIPFLYVIMIISSMVVPNLTMLVLISVFFGWMGLTWYMRTLTYKEKARTYVLAAKALGAGNTRIILKHILPNSLSLIITFVPFSVAGGISSLTALDYLGFGLPAPTPSWGELLQQGTNNLHAPWIISSTVIALVVVLVTITFIGEAVREAFDPKMHTIFE; this is encoded by the coding sequence ATGAACTGGAATCCCATCACCCTTAGACAGCTCAAACGATTCAGATCGATTCGACGCGGATATTACTCGCTGTGGATCTTTGGCATCATGATGTTTCTGGCATTCTCCGCGGAAATGTGGGTCAACAGCCGCGCGCTGATGGTGTATTATTCAGGACAATGGTATTTCCCGACTTATGGAGACATGATCCCGGGAACCGTGTTCGGACTGGATTATTCCTATGAAACCAACTATCGCGAATTGCAGAAGAAATTTGAGAAAGAAAAGGCTGGCAACTGGGTGCTTCTGCCAATAGCACCTTACAACGCATTCGAGACGGATCTGGATGCCACCCATTTCCCGCCGCATCCTCCTTCGCTGGAGGCACGGCATTATCTGGGAACAGACAGCATCGGACGGGATCTGCTGGCAAGGCTGGTCTATGGATTTCGGGTTTGCATTCTGTTTTCGCTCATGTTGCTGGTGATCAATTTTTCCATCGGCATCACCGTGGGTTGCCTCATGGGATACTGGGGCGGAGCGTTTGATCTGATTTTTCAGCGAGTGATCGAGATCTGGTCCTCGATTCCATTCTTGTATGTGATCATGATCATTTCCTCCATGGTTGTTCCCAACCTGACCATGCTGGTCCTGATATCCGTATTCTTCGGCTGGATGGGGCTTACCTGGTACATGCGCACCCTCACCTACAAGGAAAAAGCACGCACTTATGTGCTGGCGGCCAAAGCACTGGGGGCTGGAAATACTCGCATTATTTTAAAACATATCCTGCCCAACAGTCTGTCACTCATCATCACGTTTGTCCCGTTTTCCGTAGCTGGAGGGATTTCATCCTTGACAGCGTTGGATTATCTCGGTTTCGGCTTGCCGGCACCCACTCCAAGCTGGGGCGAATTGCTGCAGCAGGGAACCAATAATCTTCATGCCCCCTGGATCATCTCATCAACAGTCATCGCGCTGGTGGTTGTGCTCGTCACCATCACTTTCATCGGTGAAGCGGTCCGGGAAGCGTTTGATCCTAAAATGCACACCATTTTTGAATAG
- the dcm gene encoding DNA (cytosine-5-)-methyltransferase, with protein MGYKDKSVLSIFSGCGGMDLGFEGGFEVLKKSVNHQLLHDFEIFHTRPNWTKLPDTTFRTVFSNDIRLGAKVLWENHFSKLGLAKKTFHLASIVDLVKHAKRGLFRFPEDIDVVTGGFPCQDFSVAGKRKGFNSHKSHFGELLHEMDDPTLENRGMLYMWMREVIDLTRPKMFIAENVKGLVSLSDAREIIENDFKSIGNNGYLVVNARVLNAAEFGVPQSRERVIFFGFRKDLLKPEALDALTQKEVPEEYDPYPQPTHSRNKQKKMLSFVTVKDAFSGLLEPEESNDLSQKKYSKAKWYGKHCQGQTEVNLNGIGPTIRSEHHGNIEYRRLNIEHGGKHFDELEQGLKERRLTIRECARLQTFPDEYEFIIQGNNEFPSVSASEAYKLIGNAVPPFLAYHIARRIEKLWSKLFYQEQNKIFDNILSTEPAPLQPSLFELC; from the coding sequence ATGGGATATAAAGATAAGAGTGTGCTTTCCATTTTTTCAGGTTGCGGTGGAATGGATTTAGGTTTCGAAGGTGGATTTGAAGTTCTGAAGAAAAGTGTGAATCATCAATTACTCCATGATTTTGAAATATTTCATACCAGACCAAACTGGACAAAACTTCCAGACACTACATTTAGAACCGTTTTCTCAAACGACATTCGTCTGGGTGCGAAAGTCTTGTGGGAAAATCATTTTAGTAAATTAGGACTCGCTAAAAAAACATTTCACCTAGCGAGTATTGTGGATTTGGTAAAACATGCGAAACGAGGTCTATTTCGTTTTCCTGAAGACATAGACGTTGTAACAGGAGGATTCCCCTGTCAGGATTTCAGTGTCGCTGGAAAACGAAAAGGATTTAATTCTCACAAAAGTCACTTCGGCGAATTATTACATGAAATGGATGACCCCACCCTTGAAAACAGGGGAATGTTGTATATGTGGATGAGAGAAGTCATAGATTTAACCAGACCCAAGATGTTTATCGCTGAAAACGTCAAAGGATTAGTAAGTTTATCAGACGCTAGGGAAATTATTGAAAATGATTTCAAATCTATAGGTAATAATGGTTATTTGGTTGTCAATGCGAGAGTTTTAAATGCCGCTGAATTTGGTGTTCCGCAAAGTAGAGAAAGAGTCATTTTTTTCGGTTTCAGAAAAGATCTCTTGAAGCCCGAGGCGTTAGACGCATTAACGCAAAAGGAAGTGCCTGAAGAATATGATCCTTATCCTCAACCCACACATTCCCGGAACAAACAAAAAAAAATGCTATCTTTTGTTACGGTCAAAGACGCATTTTCCGGGCTATTGGAACCTGAAGAATCAAATGATCTCTCACAAAAAAAATATTCTAAAGCGAAGTGGTATGGCAAACATTGCCAGGGCCAGACAGAAGTAAATCTGAATGGTATAGGTCCCACAATACGATCAGAACATCATGGGAACATTGAATATCGAAGATTAAATATCGAGCATGGTGGTAAACATTTTGATGAATTGGAACAAGGACTAAAAGAAAGAAGGCTAACAATTCGTGAATGCGCCAGATTACAAACTTTTCCTGATGAGTATGAATTTATCATTCAAGGCAATAACGAGTTTCCTTCTGTTAGCGCCTCTGAAGCTTATAAATTGATTGGCAACGCCGTTCCGCCTTTCCTGGCGTATCACATTGCGAGAAGAATAGAAAAATTATGGTCTAAACTGTTTTATCAAGAGCAAAATAAAATATTTGACAATATTCTTTCTACAGAACCAGCACCTCTGCAACCATCGTTATTTGAGCTATGTTAA
- a CDS encoding very short patch repair endonuclease has translation MNQDGHVRVRDATTTYRIMSAVKSKNTKPERLLGQAMWKLGLRYRKHYKVTGKPDFCFIRIKIAVFCDGDFWHGHNWAVRRMNSLEDELEHYDYFWKQKIIRNIERDKKVNRILENEGWIILRFWESEIKEAPERCAQKVKIVYDACLGI, from the coding sequence ATGAATCAGGATGGTCACGTGCGAGTTCGAGATGCGACAACGACCTACCGTATCATGTCCGCTGTTAAATCAAAAAACACAAAACCTGAAAGATTACTTGGTCAGGCGATGTGGAAATTGGGATTGCGCTATCGAAAACATTATAAAGTTACAGGGAAACCGGATTTCTGTTTTATACGAATTAAAATCGCTGTTTTTTGTGATGGAGATTTTTGGCATGGTCATAACTGGGCTGTTCGAAGAATGAACAGTTTAGAAGACGAATTAGAGCACTACGATTATTTTTGGAAACAAAAAATTATCCGGAATATTGAAAGAGATAAAAAAGTAAATAGAATTCTCGAAAATGAAGGATGGATCATTTTACGTTTTTGGGAAAGTGAAATTAAAGAGGCACCTGAAAGATGTGCTCAAAAAGTGAAAATCGTTTATGATGCCTGTCTTGGAATCTAA
- a CDS encoding ABC transporter permease subunit, with amino-acid sequence MTAYFIRRLLLIIPTFLGITLLVFIITRFVPGGPVEKILAEARQMKMGHVSHGSANTPAQTSPLSPSQIEELKKFYGFDKPVLVSYWEWLKKIMVLDLGYSTRYYDPVWDIIRDKLPVSIYYGFATTVLTYLICIPLGIFKAIRHKTMMDSATSVVVLVGYALPGFIVAIVLFVWPAAQWDWFPLGGFMSNDFEDLPFWSQVWDLLHHSILPLIAYLVGSFATMTFLMKNTLMDNLAADYVRTALSKGLSFRQAVFRHAFRNSIIPLATHFGNNITLFLTGSFLIEKVFNIDGLGLLGFDSLVERDYPIVLGVLVISSILGLLGNILSDLCVALVDPRVSFE; translated from the coding sequence TTGACAGCTTATTTCATCAGACGTTTGTTGCTGATTATTCCCACTTTCCTTGGAATCACGCTCCTTGTGTTTATCATCACCCGGTTTGTTCCAGGTGGCCCTGTCGAAAAAATTCTGGCAGAAGCACGCCAGATGAAAATGGGCCATGTCTCGCACGGATCCGCCAACACTCCAGCCCAGACATCGCCTTTGTCACCATCACAGATTGAGGAACTGAAAAAATTTTACGGATTCGACAAACCCGTGCTGGTCAGTTATTGGGAATGGTTGAAGAAAATTATGGTGCTCGACCTGGGCTATTCCACGCGCTACTATGATCCGGTGTGGGATATCATCCGGGATAAATTGCCTGTGTCCATTTATTACGGATTCGCCACCACGGTGCTGACGTATCTGATCTGCATCCCCCTCGGAATTTTCAAGGCCATCCGGCATAAAACCATGATGGACAGCGCAACATCCGTTGTCGTGCTGGTGGGGTATGCCCTTCCCGGATTCATTGTGGCCATCGTGTTGTTTGTCTGGCCGGCCGCACAATGGGACTGGTTTCCACTTGGCGGTTTCATGAGCAATGATTTTGAGGATCTCCCTTTCTGGAGTCAGGTGTGGGATCTACTGCATCATTCCATTTTACCGCTGATCGCTTATCTGGTCGGCAGTTTTGCGACCATGACGTTTCTGATGAAAAACACGCTGATGGACAATCTGGCCGCTGATTATGTACGCACAGCCCTGTCCAAAGGTTTGTCCTTCCGTCAGGCTGTGTTTCGTCATGCGTTTCGTAACAGCATCATTCCGCTGGCCACGCATTTTGGTAACAACATCACCCTGTTTCTGACAGGCTCTTTCCTGATTGAAAAAGTATTCAACATTGATGGTTTGGGACTGCTGGGATTTGACTCACTGGTTGAACGGGACTACCCGATTGTTCTGGGAGTGCTGGTCATTTCTTCCATTCTTGGATTGCTGGGTAATATCTTATCCGACCTGTGCGTGGCCCTGGTCGATCCTCGAGTTTCTTTTGAATAG
- a CDS encoding ABC transporter substrate-binding protein — MKNLILLFIGVLLTAYCASAQDKLPDNLQWLTNETSPVFADINAKKGGTFHASIQAFPLTMRTIGPDSNSSFRSAILGNQMSLIGIHPNTEEILPELATHWAFGADKKTMYFKLDPRARWSDGKPVAAEDYIYTLEFMRSKHIVAPWYNNYYTEEIDRVIKFDEHTIAVVATKAKPDLHLTLGLSPTPRHFYGELDDSFVRKFNWEICPNTGPYVIDKINKGKSITFKRKKDWWAKDLYWFRGRFNVDKIEYSVIRDVTTEFEYFKKGELDAFGLTLPNYWHQQAKDLDITTRGYAHKLWFYTDAPQPSYGFWLNQDKELFKDANVRYAFAHAIDMDKLLKEVLRGDYQRLHNQFTGYGKYTNTSIKAREFDIAKVEALMKASGWQRGSDGIWIKNGTRFSVNVVYSSEPHTERLVVLREEALKAGIEMNLQRLDGSAAFKMVLEKNHDVAWMAYGTGLRPQYWEFYHSVNAHVPQTNNITNTDNPEMDKLIDIYRNSTDEQERVSLSRQIQEKIHEIGAYVPTYMVGYFREMYWRWWKLPKVPATKMSDSAFEPFGTGLFWFDRDTYEETQKAMKTGKTFEPVTLIDTTFRK; from the coding sequence ATGAAAAATCTAATACTATTATTTATTGGTGTACTGCTTACCGCATATTGTGCATCCGCTCAAGATAAACTGCCGGATAACCTGCAATGGCTCACCAATGAAACTTCTCCGGTGTTTGCGGACATCAACGCAAAAAAAGGAGGCACCTTCCATGCGTCCATTCAGGCTTTTCCCTTGACGATGCGAACCATTGGTCCGGATTCCAACAGCAGTTTCCGCAGTGCCATCCTGGGAAATCAAATGAGCCTGATCGGGATTCACCCCAATACTGAAGAAATCCTGCCGGAACTGGCCACACACTGGGCGTTCGGAGCTGATAAAAAAACCATGTATTTCAAACTTGATCCCCGAGCAAGATGGTCGGATGGCAAACCGGTGGCGGCAGAAGACTATATCTACACCCTGGAATTCATGCGATCCAAACACATTGTGGCCCCCTGGTACAATAATTATTATACCGAAGAAATTGACCGGGTGATCAAGTTTGACGAGCACACCATTGCGGTGGTAGCCACCAAAGCCAAACCGGACTTGCATCTCACACTGGGCCTCAGTCCGACTCCCCGCCATTTTTACGGGGAACTGGATGATTCTTTTGTGAGAAAGTTCAACTGGGAGATTTGCCCCAACACCGGTCCGTATGTGATTGATAAAATCAACAAAGGCAAAAGCATCACCTTCAAACGTAAAAAAGACTGGTGGGCCAAAGATCTTTACTGGTTCAGGGGACGGTTCAATGTGGACAAGATTGAATATTCAGTGATCCGGGATGTCACCACAGAATTTGAGTATTTCAAGAAAGGCGAACTGGACGCGTTTGGTCTGACGCTTCCCAATTACTGGCATCAGCAAGCCAAAGATCTGGACATCACCACCCGGGGATATGCGCATAAACTCTGGTTTTACACCGATGCTCCTCAGCCTTCCTACGGATTCTGGCTCAATCAGGACAAGGAACTATTCAAGGACGCCAATGTGCGATATGCCTTTGCTCATGCGATCGACATGGATAAATTGCTGAAAGAAGTGTTGCGGGGCGACTATCAGCGGTTACACAATCAGTTCACCGGTTATGGCAAATACACCAACACCAGCATCAAGGCCCGTGAATTTGATATCGCCAAAGTCGAAGCGTTGATGAAAGCCTCCGGCTGGCAACGCGGATCCGATGGAATCTGGATCAAGAACGGCACCAGATTTTCGGTCAACGTGGTGTATTCTTCCGAACCTCACACGGAACGGCTGGTGGTGTTGCGGGAAGAAGCGCTGAAAGCCGGAATCGAGATGAATCTTCAGCGACTCGATGGCAGTGCGGCCTTCAAGATGGTGCTGGAAAAAAATCATGATGTCGCCTGGATGGCCTACGGAACCGGTCTGCGTCCGCAATACTGGGAATTCTACCATTCTGTCAATGCCCACGTTCCACAGACCAACAACATCACCAACACCGACAATCCGGAAATGGACAAGCTGATCGACATCTATCGGAACTCCACCGATGAACAGGAGCGAGTCAGCCTATCCCGTCAGATTCAGGAAAAAATCCATGAAATCGGAGCGTATGTGCCAACCTACATGGTGGGTTATTTCCGGGAAATGTACTGGCGCTGGTGGAAACTACCCAAAGTGCCTGCCACCAAAATGTCGGATTCCGCGTTTGAACCGTTTGGAACAGGACTCTTCTGGTTTGACCGGGACACTTATGAAGAAACGCAAAAAGCCATGAAAACCGGGAAAACCTTTGAACCGGTGACACTGATTGACACTACTTTCAGAAAGTAA
- the clpA gene encoding ATP-dependent Clp protease ATP-binding subunit ClpA → MFTRELEICLMSAQREAKNRRHEYLCVEHILYVLIHNDVGADIIKQCGGNILNIKKDIEEFFERHLSTVNREVNPQQTRAVQRVLHLAIMHVNSAGKTSADVGDVIVAIHRESQSHASYFLQKEGITRYDLVNYISHGVAKVASVEEENFNNKEDTDDDAEEAPTSSPKKEHDPLKLYTVNLAQQAKENRIDPLIGREHELERTIQILCRRRKNNPIYVGDPGVGKTAIAEGLALKIHQSQVPELLAQSEIFTLDMGALLAGTKFRGDFEQRIKAVLKALEKKPHSILFIDEIHTIIGAGATSGGSMDVSNLLKPVLAKGEIRCIGSTTHEEYKKIFEKDRALSRRFQKIDIHEPSILETILILQGLKSRYEEHHALRYTPGAIHAAVELSAKYINDRFLPDKAIDVIDEAGAAIKLKSKAKRKTVTAQDIEKVVASIARIPIQRVNLDEREKLRELETELKAHVFGQDEAIQMVSQAIKRSRAGLRQPDKPIGSFLFMGPTGVGKTELAKQLAFVMGIHFERFDMSEYMEKHTVARLIGAPPGYVGYDQGGLLTDAIRKYPHCVLLLDEIEKAHPDVFNILLQVMDHATLTDSNGRQADFRNVILVMSSNVGAREMNAAAIGFGSNMPKGPSRQALEKSFSPEFRNRLDGIISFHALSEIIVEQIVDKFIIAMEQRLQDKKIVITLSEEVRLWLAKKGYDPALGARPMYRLIQKEIETTLADEILFGQLQHGGEVRIVLEKDQLVFHYILPQT, encoded by the coding sequence ATGTTTACCAGGGAATTAGAGATCTGTCTCATGTCCGCACAACGCGAAGCAAAAAATCGCAGGCATGAATATTTATGTGTGGAGCATATTTTATATGTGTTGATTCATAATGATGTCGGTGCCGATATCATCAAGCAATGCGGCGGAAATATTCTCAATATCAAAAAAGATATTGAAGAATTTTTTGAACGGCATCTCAGTACTGTGAATCGGGAAGTGAACCCGCAACAGACACGAGCCGTTCAGCGGGTGCTTCATCTGGCTATCATGCACGTGAACAGTGCCGGCAAGACCTCCGCGGATGTGGGCGATGTGATTGTTGCCATTCACCGTGAATCACAATCGCATGCGTCCTATTTTCTCCAAAAAGAAGGCATCACCCGTTATGATCTGGTCAACTATATTTCTCATGGTGTGGCCAAGGTGGCCTCTGTTGAGGAAGAAAACTTCAACAACAAGGAAGACACAGACGATGACGCGGAAGAAGCACCGACCTCATCTCCCAAAAAAGAACATGATCCACTGAAACTGTACACTGTCAATCTTGCTCAACAGGCGAAAGAAAACCGGATTGATCCACTGATAGGCCGGGAGCATGAATTGGAACGAACCATCCAGATTTTATGCCGTCGACGGAAAAATAATCCGATTTATGTGGGTGATCCCGGCGTGGGAAAAACCGCGATTGCCGAAGGTCTGGCGTTAAAAATTCACCAGAGCCAGGTTCCGGAACTGCTGGCCCAATCGGAAATATTCACACTCGATATGGGCGCATTGCTGGCTGGCACCAAATTTCGTGGTGACTTTGAACAGCGCATCAAGGCGGTTTTGAAAGCCCTCGAAAAAAAGCCGCACTCGATTCTGTTTATTGATGAAATCCATACCATCATTGGCGCGGGTGCGACCAGTGGTGGTTCAATGGATGTCTCCAATCTGCTGAAGCCGGTTCTGGCCAAGGGCGAAATCCGTTGTATCGGGTCGACTACGCATGAGGAATATAAAAAAATCTTTGAAAAAGACAGAGCGCTTTCCCGACGTTTTCAGAAAATTGACATCCATGAACCGTCCATTCTGGAAACCATTCTGATTCTGCAAGGTCTGAAATCCCGCTATGAAGAGCACCATGCCCTGCGCTACACCCCGGGGGCGATTCATGCGGCTGTTGAGCTTTCCGCAAAATACATCAATGACCGTTTTCTTCCAGACAAGGCGATTGATGTGATTGATGAAGCCGGTGCCGCCATCAAACTCAAATCCAAGGCAAAACGTAAAACAGTGACCGCTCAGGATATTGAAAAGGTGGTGGCCAGCATTGCCAGAATCCCCATTCAGCGGGTCAATCTGGATGAACGTGAAAAACTGAGAGAACTGGAAACAGAACTGAAAGCTCATGTGTTTGGTCAGGATGAAGCCATTCAGATGGTGTCCCAAGCCATCAAACGATCCCGTGCCGGACTCCGTCAACCTGACAAGCCGATTGGCTCTTTTCTGTTCATGGGCCCAACTGGAGTTGGAAAAACAGAGTTGGCCAAACAACTGGCGTTTGTGATGGGCATCCATTTTGAGCGTTTTGACATGAGCGAATACATGGAAAAACATACGGTGGCCCGTTTGATCGGAGCGCCTCCGGGATATGTCGGTTATGATCAGGGTGGCTTGCTCACTGACGCGATCCGGAAATATCCGCATTGTGTGCTGTTGCTAGATGAAATTGAAAAGGCGCATCCTGATGTGTTCAATATCCTGTTGCAGGTCATGGATCATGCGACCCTGACAGACAGCAACGGACGTCAGGCGGATTTCCGCAATGTGATTCTGGTCATGTCTTCTAATGTGGGTGCCCGTGAAATGAACGCCGCCGCCATTGGTTTTGGCAGCAACATGCCTAAGGGACCATCACGGCAGGCCCTGGAAAAATCGTTCAGTCCTGAATTCCGCAATCGCCTGGATGGTATTATTTCCTTCCATGCGTTGTCTGAAATCATTGTGGAACAAATTGTAGACAAGTTCATCATTGCCATGGAACAACGGCTTCAGGACAAGAAGATTGTGATCACGCTGTCTGAAGAGGTAAGACTCTGGCTGGCAAAAAAAGGATATGACCCCGCATTGGGCGCCCGTCCGATGTATCGTTTGATTCAGAAAGAAATTGAGACAACACTTGCTGATGAAATACTGTTTGGCCAATTGCAGCACGGTGGTGAAGTACGGATTGTTCTGGAAAAGGATCAATTGGTGTTTCATTATATTTTACCGCAGACATAA